The Candidatus Sulfotelmatobacter sp. genome has a window encoding:
- the selB gene encoding selenocysteine-specific translation elongation factor encodes MKSIIVGTAGHIDHGKTALVKALTGIDADRLEEEKRRGITIDLGFAHMDLPASPDEGVRDSTLRGSTLQGSTLRGETLRLGFVDVPGHERFVRNMLAGVGGIDLVLLAIAADESIKPQTREHFDILQLLGVQRGITVLTKSDAVDAEMLDVARLEVEEFLRGTFLETPKSPIVAVSALTGAGLDELKRAIVAAAAEVRPRDATTLVRLPIDRVFTMKGFGTVVTGTLVAGTIHREDELEVFPIGRRIRVRGAQVHGESSDAAVAGQRTALNLAGASREDLARGMTLAPVGTFTTTREVDARLCLLSSAPRSLKDRTKVHFHCNTMETVAEIRPYGEKKQIAPGENRYARIILREAALLLPGDRFILRQFSPVVTIGGGVVLDATPQKRASGVTSFLELLATGKVEQILPARVARRRAAGLTLAELVAETGLTRGAIEKWLAGVVRQGQVVRIGEVLVDASAAETLKVELVRMAEQFHMRNPLVAGVGREQLREQGRVGVVIFEAIVDALVRARKLEVTGDLVRLPGQGVVMKDEEAESKKKIEVAFATAGLKVPALHEVIAGLKVDKTRAQKIVTLLLRDKLLVKISDELVFHRTALEELRRLVAGQKAKSPRMDVARFKELTGVSRKYAIPLLEYLDRERVTRRVGDVREIL; translated from the coding sequence TGAAATCGATCATTGTGGGAACGGCGGGGCATATCGATCACGGTAAGACGGCGCTGGTGAAGGCGCTGACCGGGATTGATGCCGACCGGTTGGAAGAAGAGAAGCGGCGGGGGATCACGATTGATTTGGGATTCGCGCACATGGATTTGCCGGCCTCCCCGGACGAGGGCGTCCGGGACTCCACGCTGCGGGGCTCCACACTCCAGGGCTCCACGCTGCGCGGCGAGACGCTGCGGCTGGGATTTGTGGATGTGCCGGGGCACGAACGTTTTGTACGCAACATGCTGGCGGGGGTGGGCGGGATCGATCTGGTGCTGCTGGCGATTGCGGCAGATGAGTCGATCAAGCCGCAGACCCGGGAGCACTTTGACATTCTGCAATTGCTGGGAGTGCAGCGCGGAATCACGGTGCTGACGAAATCCGACGCGGTGGATGCGGAGATGCTCGACGTGGCCCGGTTGGAGGTCGAGGAGTTTCTGCGCGGGACATTCCTGGAAACCCCGAAATCTCCGATTGTTGCCGTCAGCGCGCTGACGGGGGCGGGACTGGACGAACTGAAGCGGGCGATCGTCGCAGCAGCGGCGGAAGTGCGGCCGCGCGATGCGACGACGCTGGTGCGTTTGCCGATCGATCGTGTCTTTACGATGAAGGGATTCGGGACGGTGGTGACCGGAACGCTGGTGGCGGGAACCATTCATCGCGAAGACGAGTTGGAAGTATTTCCTATTGGTCGAAGAATTCGCGTGCGTGGAGCACAGGTCCACGGAGAATCTTCAGACGCGGCGGTGGCCGGGCAACGAACTGCACTGAATCTGGCGGGCGCGAGCAGGGAAGACCTGGCGCGAGGGATGACGCTGGCCCCGGTAGGAACATTCACGACGACGCGGGAAGTAGATGCGCGATTGTGCCTGCTTTCCTCGGCGCCGCGTTCGCTGAAAGATCGAACCAAGGTTCACTTTCATTGCAACACGATGGAGACGGTGGCCGAGATACGTCCGTATGGAGAAAAGAAACAGATTGCGCCCGGCGAGAACCGTTATGCGCGGATCATCCTGCGTGAAGCTGCGCTGCTGTTGCCGGGGGATCGGTTTATTCTGCGCCAGTTTTCTCCGGTCGTAACGATTGGGGGCGGAGTGGTGCTGGATGCGACTCCGCAGAAGCGGGCTAGCGGTGTCACGAGCTTCTTGGAATTGTTGGCGACAGGAAAGGTTGAACAAATTCTTCCGGCGAGGGTTGCGCGGCGGCGCGCGGCGGGACTGACTTTGGCAGAGTTGGTTGCCGAGACTGGACTGACGCGAGGGGCGATTGAGAAGTGGCTGGCGGGCGTGGTGCGGCAAGGGCAAGTTGTCCGCATCGGTGAAGTGCTGGTGGACGCGTCTGCGGCGGAAACTCTCAAGGTGGAACTGGTTCGGATGGCTGAACAATTTCACATGCGAAATCCGCTGGTGGCGGGCGTCGGACGGGAGCAGTTGCGTGAACAGGGGCGTGTTGGCGTCGTGATATTCGAGGCGATAGTCGATGCCCTGGTGCGCGCCCGGAAACTCGAAGTGACGGGCGATCTGGTGCGGTTGCCCGGGCAGGGCGTGGTGATGAAGGATGAAGAGGCGGAGTCGAAGAAGAAAATTGAAGTGGCGTTTGCGACGGCGGGATTGAAGGTTCCGGCGTTGCATGAGGTGATCGCCGGGCTCAAGGTAGATAAGACACGCGCGCAGAAAATTGTGACTTTGCTGTTGCGCGATAAATTGCTGGTCAAGATCTCCGACGAATTGGTATTTCACCGGACCGCGCTGGAAGAGTTGCGGCGGCTGGTCGCTGGGCAGAAGGCGAAGTCTCCGCGAATGGATGTGGCGAGGTTCAAAGAGTTGACCGGAGTCAGCCGGAAGTATGCCATTCCGCTGCTGGAGTATTTGGACCGGGAGCGGGTGACCCGGCGGGTGGGGGATGTGCGGGAAATCCTTTAG